The following coding sequences are from one Limnobacter sp. SAORIC-580 window:
- a CDS encoding queuosine precursor transporter: protein MRQYKYYEFVLVAFVAVLLCSNLIGPAKIAELNLPLLGTVTFAAGVLFFPISYIFSDILTEVYGYGRDRRAVWAGFGALAFASFMAFTVVNLPAASFWVDKQAAVESVFGNTWRIVLASLIAFWSGSFINSFVLAKMKIWTQGKWLWTRTIGSTVVGEFVDSGLFYTIAFWGIMTTDQIITVALTQYVLKTSWEILATPLTYWVVARLKRAENEDYYDRDTNFTPFSLKV from the coding sequence ATGCGTCAATACAAATATTATGAATTCGTCCTGGTTGCCTTTGTGGCCGTACTGTTGTGTTCCAACCTGATCGGCCCCGCAAAAATTGCCGAACTGAATTTGCCTTTGCTTGGCACTGTTACTTTTGCAGCGGGTGTGTTGTTCTTCCCCATTTCTTACATATTCAGCGACATCCTGACTGAGGTGTATGGTTACGGCCGCGACCGCAGGGCTGTTTGGGCAGGTTTCGGGGCTTTGGCCTTTGCATCGTTCATGGCATTCACCGTGGTGAATCTTCCTGCCGCATCCTTCTGGGTCGACAAACAGGCTGCAGTTGAAAGTGTGTTTGGCAACACCTGGCGCATTGTGCTGGCCTCGCTAATTGCATTTTGGAGCGGCAGCTTTATCAACAGCTTTGTGCTGGCCAAAATGAAAATATGGACCCAGGGCAAATGGTTGTGGACCCGTACCATTGGCTCCACTGTGGTGGGTGAGTTCGTAGACTCTGGCTTGTTCTACACCATCGCATTTTGGGGGATTATGACCACCGATCAAATCATCACCGTGGCATTGACGCAGTACGTGCTAAAAACCAGCTGGGAAATACTGGCGACGCCGCTCACCTACTGGGTAGTAGCGCGTTTGAAACGTGCAGAAAACGAAGATTATTACGACAGAGACACCAACTTCACGCCATTCAGTTTGAAGGTGTAA
- a CDS encoding NlpC/P60 family protein, whose product MASVRRFNKVKSSFLVLIVAFWPGLAFSDSSLDSLLNPPAAEQSYSNEIQNALLAHYSNWAGTRHKLGGTGTNGVDCSSFIQTLFQDKFQLRLPRSSREQMTMGERVDLSDLRSGDLLFFRTGPTRRHVGVYVGDNQFMHVSTRAGVEIAKLFSPYWQRHFITARRVGLAGITPSN is encoded by the coding sequence ATGGCCAGTGTGAGACGTTTCAACAAAGTGAAAAGCAGTTTTCTTGTGTTGATCGTTGCATTCTGGCCTGGCCTTGCATTCAGTGATTCCTCCCTTGATTCCCTATTGAATCCGCCCGCGGCCGAGCAGTCGTATAGCAATGAAATTCAAAACGCTTTGTTGGCCCATTATTCAAATTGGGCGGGTACACGCCACAAGCTGGGTGGCACCGGTACCAACGGCGTGGACTGTTCCAGTTTTATTCAAACCTTGTTTCAAGACAAATTCCAGCTGCGCTTACCACGCAGTTCACGAGAGCAAATGACCATGGGCGAGCGGGTCGATCTCTCCGATTTGCGTTCTGGTGACCTCCTGTTTTTTCGCACAGGCCCCACACGCCGGCATGTGGGCGTGTATGTGGGTGACAACCAGTTTATGCATGTGTCCACGCGCGCTGGTGTTGAAATAGCGAAGCTGTTCAGTCCATATTGGCAACGCCATTTTATTACCGCACGCCGCGTGGGTTTGGCGGGTATTACACCTTCAAACTGA
- a CDS encoding alanine/glycine:cation symporter family protein, producing the protein MEALTQFVNSINGIVWGPPMLVAILGTGLFLQLRLKLMPIFKIGMGFKWIWKSRSPQAGAKGDITPYAALMTALAATVGTGNIAGVATAIALGGPGALFWMWMTALVGMATKYAEVLLAVHYRETDSRGQQVGGPMYAIKNGLGKNWKWLGFAFALFGGLAGFGIGNMVQSNSVADVLNVTFGIDKWISGIVMTVLVGFVLIGGVKRIGAVAQKVVPFMCVAYIVASVIILGMYIDQVPAAFALIIESAFNPVAATGGFAGAAIMLAIRYGVARGIFSNEAGLGTAGIAQAAGQSSNPVESGLVGMMGTFIDTIIVCTMTGLVIVVTGVWSSGLNGAALSSSAYATGLPGVGEYVLALSLAFFAFTTILGWSYFGEKCWEFIAGTAITMPYRVLWTGFVMVGAVTQLDFVWLVADTLNAFMALPNLVSLLLLSPVIVKLTNEYFANK; encoded by the coding sequence ATGGAAGCACTTACGCAGTTTGTTAATTCAATCAACGGAATTGTGTGGGGGCCACCCATGCTTGTTGCCATTCTGGGTACCGGTCTGTTTTTGCAGCTGCGTTTGAAGTTGATGCCAATATTTAAAATTGGCATGGGCTTCAAGTGGATTTGGAAAAGTCGAAGTCCCCAGGCAGGCGCGAAAGGCGACATTACCCCTTACGCTGCACTGATGACCGCACTGGCTGCCACTGTGGGTACCGGCAATATTGCGGGCGTGGCCACAGCCATTGCTTTGGGTGGTCCCGGTGCCTTGTTCTGGATGTGGATGACTGCGCTGGTGGGTATGGCCACCAAGTATGCCGAGGTGCTGTTGGCGGTGCATTACCGAGAAACCGATTCACGTGGTCAGCAGGTTGGTGGCCCAATGTATGCCATTAAAAATGGCTTGGGTAAAAACTGGAAATGGCTAGGCTTTGCATTCGCACTGTTCGGTGGTCTGGCCGGTTTTGGTATCGGCAATATGGTTCAGTCCAACAGTGTTGCAGATGTGCTGAATGTAACCTTTGGCATCGACAAATGGATTTCCGGCATCGTGATGACCGTGCTGGTGGGTTTTGTGTTGATCGGCGGCGTGAAGCGAATTGGTGCAGTGGCACAAAAAGTGGTTCCGTTCATGTGCGTGGCTTACATCGTTGCTTCGGTCATTATTCTGGGAATGTACATCGACCAAGTACCTGCTGCTTTTGCCCTCATCATCGAAAGTGCCTTCAACCCGGTTGCTGCCACTGGTGGTTTTGCCGGTGCAGCAATCATGCTGGCCATTCGATATGGTGTTGCGCGCGGTATTTTCTCCAATGAGGCTGGCTTGGGCACGGCTGGTATTGCACAAGCAGCCGGCCAAAGCAGCAACCCGGTGGAATCGGGCTTGGTGGGCATGATGGGTACCTTCATCGACACCATTATTGTGTGCACCATGACCGGCCTGGTGATCGTGGTCACTGGTGTCTGGAGCAGCGGCTTGAACGGCGCCGCACTGAGTTCCAGTGCTTATGCAACAGGTTTACCAGGCGTGGGTGAATATGTGTTGGCCTTGTCGCTGGCCTTCTTCGCTTTCACCACCATTCTGGGTTGGTCATATTTCGGTGAAAAGTGCTGGGAGTTTATTGCAGGCACTGCCATCACCATGCCTTACCGCGTTTTGTGGACAGGTTTCGTCATGGTGGGTGCGGTCACTCAACTCGACTTCGTTTGGCTGGTGGCCGATACATTGAATGCCTTCATGGCCTTGCCCAACCTGGTTTCGCTGCTGTTGCTTTCACCGGTTATCGTGAAGCTTACCAATGAGTATTTCGCCAACAAGTAA
- a CDS encoding tetratricopeptide repeat protein, which yields MQSQPPVEFTDEIKSLFVGKKLVQARQRLLDTLSNQWDGHCNLIAFTYLYAENRSVDDCTLALEWLEKGVMAGEVDAKVILGRLLVSGELGSQDFSRGMDLLQQAAHANVLMAVLTLVQMYKGGVEGCLDADAQLTQQYLRQAADLGDPNSAYHLALELERANKPDFAQAFKYFDKAAQGGLSQAMHNVGVYYLHGKGVAKNAALAMAYLTEAAKLGSPLSMLSLSLLYLDGVEVQKDRGVALSWLYIYQVLFPETDIPDQLQLLLDDVSAEEENLARKAAQNFVNHQLNKSPSGTLH from the coding sequence ATGCAATCCCAGCCTCCCGTTGAATTCACCGACGAAATCAAATCCCTTTTTGTTGGGAAGAAGTTGGTGCAGGCCCGCCAGCGTTTGCTGGATACGTTGAGCAATCAATGGGATGGACACTGCAACCTGATCGCCTTTACTTACTTGTATGCTGAAAATCGCAGCGTCGATGATTGCACGCTGGCTTTGGAATGGCTTGAAAAGGGCGTGATGGCCGGGGAAGTGGACGCCAAGGTAATTCTTGGGCGTTTGCTGGTGTCAGGTGAACTGGGTAGTCAGGATTTTTCTCGTGGCATGGACCTGCTACAACAAGCCGCGCATGCCAATGTGTTGATGGCTGTACTGACTTTGGTGCAAATGTACAAGGGCGGGGTTGAGGGGTGTCTGGATGCTGATGCGCAACTAACCCAGCAATACCTGCGGCAAGCCGCTGACTTGGGCGACCCCAATTCCGCTTACCACTTGGCACTTGAACTTGAGCGTGCGAACAAGCCCGATTTTGCGCAAGCCTTCAAATATTTTGACAAGGCCGCTCAGGGCGGCCTGTCTCAGGCCATGCACAATGTGGGTGTGTATTACTTGCATGGCAAAGGCGTTGCAAAGAATGCGGCGTTGGCCATGGCTTATCTGACTGAGGCGGCCAAGCTGGGTTCGCCCTTGTCCATGTTGAGCTTGTCTTTGTTGTATCTCGATGGGGTGGAAGTGCAGAAGGATCGCGGTGTGGCTTTAAGTTGGCTTTATATTTACCAGGTGCTTTTTCCGGAAACCGACATACCCGACCAACTTCAATTGTTGCTTGATGATGTGTCTGCCGAAGAGGAAAATCTCGCACGCAAGGCTGCCCAGAATTTTGTGAATCATCAACTGAACAAATCTCCTAGCGGAACGCTGCATTAA
- a CDS encoding alpha/beta fold hydrolase, producing MNGIEGFSVMKQETHLVPMHGGGHVALHRYKPSNPVGLPVVVAHGTLSNQLAVEHLGVFFAEQGFDTWLLEWGGHGQARPAHRQQNFEYPALNDLPVAIDFVVQHTGHSQLHWTSHSGGGLLALMLLARQPERISQIKSLSLIGAQVTDAAPNLKEKMRVAALGALTRLFGRTPRKLVPIGPEGEPTLLLVQWCKWNLSGKWKGADGFDYLAALKQVRVPSLVIAGGRDDVAPPKGCRRIYEALGGPKTWHECTVQKGFSKDFSHSQMIRGEAAKTEVFPLLHQFIQTI from the coding sequence TTGAATGGCATTGAGGGTTTTTCAGTGATGAAGCAGGAAACACACCTGGTTCCCATGCACGGTGGCGGCCATGTGGCACTGCACCGTTACAAGCCTTCAAACCCGGTGGGCTTGCCTGTCGTGGTGGCCCATGGCACTTTGTCCAACCAGCTTGCTGTGGAACATTTGGGTGTGTTTTTCGCGGAACAAGGGTTTGATACCTGGCTATTGGAGTGGGGCGGGCATGGACAAGCCAGGCCTGCGCATCGCCAGCAAAACTTTGAATACCCGGCTTTGAATGATCTACCGGTCGCGATTGACTTTGTTGTTCAACACACAGGCCACTCGCAGTTGCATTGGACTTCTCACAGTGGTGGCGGTTTGCTGGCCCTGATGTTGCTGGCCCGGCAACCCGAACGAATTTCCCAAATTAAAAGCCTGAGCCTGATTGGCGCGCAGGTGACAGATGCTGCACCCAATTTGAAAGAAAAAATGCGGGTTGCTGCTTTGGGCGCATTGACCCGCCTGTTTGGCCGAACACCAAGAAAACTGGTGCCCATTGGGCCAGAGGGTGAGCCCACCTTGCTGCTGGTGCAGTGGTGCAAATGGAACCTGAGTGGCAAATGGAAAGGGGCAGATGGTTTCGATTACCTGGCGGCATTGAAACAAGTCAGAGTGCCTTCATTGGTGATTGCGGGCGGGCGAGACGATGTAGCGCCGCCCAAGGGTTGCAGGCGAATTTATGAGGCTTTGGGTGGTCCCAAAACCTGGCATGAGTGCACCGTGCAGAAGGGGTTCAGCAAAGACTTTTCACACAGCCAGATGATTCGTGGTGAAGCGGCGAAAACCGAGGTTTTCCCGCTGCTGCACCAATTCATTCAAACCATTTAA
- a CDS encoding SDR family NAD(P)-dependent oxidoreductase, protein MKQWALVTGASSGIGLHLAECFAKDGISLVLSARNEAKLAELAADYMGKYKVDVIVIGSDLSKPNAASELVAKVKAHSIELSYLVNNAGVGTYGLFKDTPVEDTTSMLRLNMEALTVLCSGFMPDLLKTGGKILNVASTAAFQPGPYMAAYYATKAYVLSFSEALAEELADSGVAVCTLCPGPTASGFQAEANMQKSALVQGKRMPSSEDVAVKGYAAMKRNQRVYIHGALNWTMAQSIRFTPRSWATKVVKFISKPVA, encoded by the coding sequence ATGAAGCAATGGGCATTGGTAACAGGCGCATCGTCTGGCATTGGTTTGCATTTGGCAGAGTGTTTTGCGAAGGATGGAATTTCTTTGGTGTTGAGTGCACGCAATGAAGCCAAGCTTGCAGAGCTGGCCGCCGACTACATGGGCAAGTACAAGGTCGATGTGATCGTAATTGGTTCGGATCTTTCCAAGCCGAATGCAGCCAGCGAGCTGGTTGCCAAAGTGAAAGCGCACAGCATTGAACTCAGTTACCTGGTCAACAATGCAGGCGTGGGCACCTATGGTTTGTTCAAAGACACGCCGGTGGAAGACACCACCAGCATGCTGCGCCTGAATATGGAAGCACTCACTGTACTTTGTAGCGGCTTTATGCCCGATCTGCTGAAAACCGGTGGAAAAATTTTGAACGTGGCGTCAACTGCTGCATTTCAACCAGGCCCTTACATGGCTGCTTACTATGCAACCAAGGCTTATGTGCTCAGCTTCAGCGAGGCTCTGGCCGAAGAGTTGGCAGACAGCGGTGTTGCCGTGTGCACCCTTTGCCCCGGCCCTACCGCTTCAGGTTTTCAGGCTGAAGCGAACATGCAGAAATCGGCCTTGGTGCAAGGCAAACGCATGCCCAGTTCAGAAGATGTTGCAGTGAAAGGCTATGCCGCAATGAAGCGAAACCAGCGTGTGTACATTCACGGTGCCTTGAACTGGACCATGGCACAAAGCATTCGCTTTACGCCACGCAGTTGGGCCACCAAGGTGGTGAAATTCATTTCCAAGCCGGTGGCTTGA
- a CDS encoding alpha/beta hydrolase — protein sequence MNPIQFVAEKAVRATLRSTFKTPGKLPIPLSWLAATMNAGAPLFKVRPDARVEYLELGTCMCALVRPANAHTDQVLLHMHGGAFFAGSLETHLPLASELAVRCNARVFLIDYRLAPQDPYPAALEDGMAAYQALLDLDVNPNDITLVGDSAGAAHVLSMAIYARNEGLPLPAGLVMISPFVDLTLTAASIQGKAKADPMLSVVPLQRGVTAYCGEVLPADPKVSPVFAELEDLPPMFIQVGSDEILLDDALLLEQRAKAAGVQVSCTVHEGMWHNFQMFNALVEKADKALWAIADFVRRGEQE from the coding sequence ATGAACCCGATCCAGTTTGTAGCCGAGAAAGCTGTTCGTGCAACACTGCGCAGCACCTTCAAAACGCCCGGTAAACTTCCAATTCCGCTCAGTTGGCTGGCGGCCACCATGAACGCGGGTGCACCACTGTTCAAGGTCCGGCCCGATGCCCGCGTTGAATACCTGGAATTGGGCACCTGCATGTGCGCACTCGTTCGCCCGGCCAATGCGCACACTGACCAAGTGTTGTTGCATATGCATGGAGGCGCCTTTTTTGCGGGCTCGCTTGAAACCCATTTGCCCTTGGCCAGCGAGCTTGCCGTACGTTGTAACGCGCGTGTTTTCCTGATTGATTACAGGCTGGCACCACAAGACCCTTACCCAGCCGCTCTTGAAGATGGCATGGCTGCCTATCAGGCCTTGCTCGATCTTGATGTGAATCCCAATGACATTACCCTGGTCGGCGACTCCGCTGGCGCTGCACACGTTTTGTCCATGGCCATTTACGCGCGCAACGAAGGCCTGCCTCTGCCAGCTGGTTTGGTGATGATTTCACCGTTCGTCGACCTCACATTGACTGCTGCCTCCATTCAAGGCAAGGCCAAGGCCGATCCCATGTTGAGTGTGGTGCCATTGCAGCGTGGGGTAACCGCATATTGTGGCGAAGTGCTACCGGCCGACCCCAAGGTATCGCCTGTATTTGCCGAGCTTGAAGACTTGCCGCCCATGTTTATTCAAGTGGGTAGCGATGAAATTTTGCTGGATGACGCATTATTGCTTGAGCAGCGTGCCAAAGCTGCCGGCGTGCAAGTAAGCTGCACTGTACATGAAGGCATGTGGCATAACTTTCAAATGTTCAATGCCTTGGTTGAAAAAGCCGACAAGGCCTTGTGGGCAATCGCCGATTTTGTCAGAAGAGGGGAACAGGAATGA
- a CDS encoding PaaX family transcriptional regulator C-terminal domain-containing protein, with protein sequence MKTNASPKQLILGLMLAGKGRQVKAAHIVLACSLFGVSENSARVAMARLVAEGQLKSAGRGIYTLGKQAAFTGQDIQGWNNRLTATCAWNGNFYAVFTAHLGRSNRKQLQLREKALALLGFREFEQGLFLRPANLNLGLAGIQEKLLAQGVEKTVLAFEMKPASPAQTSLIQKLWDIRKLEKLYLSHTKKLNDWMQGYSRMKLEKAARDAYLVGSQAIYEVRRDPLLPSEWINAAARQQFFESVLRFDETGTRVWRELQLRILKDEEVI encoded by the coding sequence GTGAAAACAAACGCTTCCCCAAAACAATTAATTCTTGGCTTGATGTTGGCTGGCAAAGGCCGCCAGGTAAAGGCTGCCCACATTGTGCTGGCTTGCAGCCTGTTTGGAGTTTCCGAAAACAGTGCACGCGTGGCCATGGCCCGCCTGGTTGCTGAGGGTCAGTTGAAATCTGCTGGCCGCGGTATTTACACCTTGGGTAAACAGGCTGCCTTTACTGGGCAAGACATTCAAGGGTGGAACAACCGGCTAACCGCCACCTGCGCCTGGAACGGCAATTTTTATGCCGTATTTACAGCCCACCTAGGGCGCAGCAATCGCAAGCAGTTGCAGCTTCGCGAGAAGGCCTTGGCATTATTGGGTTTTCGGGAATTTGAGCAGGGCCTGTTTTTACGCCCGGCCAATTTAAACCTGGGCCTGGCTGGTATTCAGGAAAAACTGCTGGCGCAAGGCGTTGAAAAAACCGTGCTTGCTTTTGAAATGAAACCAGCCAGCCCGGCGCAAACCAGCTTGATCCAAAAACTCTGGGACATTCGAAAGCTAGAGAAACTGTATTTAAGCCACACCAAGAAGCTGAACGATTGGATGCAAGGCTATTCCCGCATGAAACTTGAAAAAGCCGCCCGGGACGCCTACCTGGTGGGTAGCCAGGCCATTTACGAAGTGCGCCGCGATCCCCTGCTTCCATCAGAATGGATTAACGCTGCTGCACGGCAACAATTCTTTGAAAGCGTGCTGCGCTTTGATGAAACCGGCACACGGGTGTGGCGCGAGTTGCAACTGCGCATTTTGAAAGACGAAGAAGTGATCTAG
- a CDS encoding metal-dependent hydrolase, producing the protein MRAPVSIHQKGSSFPVRRMDFDFSNINRHFVNNDPASSHVWTAFQAYFPEGEQFFVDSVRDAKKWVKDETLLREISAFIGQEAMHGKEHLEANAELKRQGINVNGWDARTRWARKRLNSLLSVKARLAGTTAVEHYTAVMAEHLMKSESFHQMIVDPTIKNLIYWHAMEESEHRAVAFDTHKAVGGTYAQRAIAMTIVSIGIGPVVLAAMLSCMKQDGELYNMKSWLKFTDLYFGRKGVFRKMIPDLLKFYKPGFHPMQANMDAPMKLWKERLSLV; encoded by the coding sequence ATGCGTGCACCTGTTTCTATTCACCAGAAAGGTTCGAGTTTTCCGGTTCGCCGAATGGATTTTGATTTCTCCAATATCAATCGCCATTTTGTAAACAATGACCCGGCCAGCAGCCACGTGTGGACGGCCTTTCAGGCCTACTTCCCCGAAGGTGAGCAGTTTTTTGTAGATTCCGTGCGGGACGCAAAAAAATGGGTGAAAGACGAAACCCTTTTGCGGGAAATCAGCGCCTTTATTGGCCAGGAAGCCATGCACGGCAAGGAACACCTTGAGGCCAACGCGGAACTGAAACGCCAGGGTATTAACGTAAATGGCTGGGATGCCCGCACACGTTGGGCGCGCAAACGGCTGAACAGCTTACTGTCAGTGAAAGCACGCTTGGCGGGCACCACTGCAGTTGAGCACTACACAGCGGTCATGGCGGAACATCTGATGAAAAGCGAAAGCTTTCATCAAATGATCGTAGACCCCACGATTAAAAACCTGATTTACTGGCACGCCATGGAGGAAAGCGAACACCGTGCCGTGGCCTTCGACACCCACAAAGCTGTGGGCGGCACATATGCACAGCGCGCAATAGCCATGACAATTGTGTCAATTGGCATTGGCCCCGTGGTACTGGCGGCCATGCTGAGCTGCATGAAACAGGACGGCGAGCTTTACAACATGAAATCCTGGTTGAAATTCACCGATCTGTATTTCGGCCGCAAAGGGGTTTTCCGCAAAATGATTCCCGATTTGTTGAAATTTTACAAACCGGGCTTTCACCCCATGCAGGCCAATATGGACGCGCCCATGAAGTTGTGGAAGGAACGACTTTCGCTGGTTTGA
- a CDS encoding OmpP1/FadL family transporter, with protein MVFLQQSSLRRACAVAFSVTAFSLSQQAFAGGTANDNQSTMGIATAGAGQAAEASDASVIFFNPAALTRFKRIEVLNVASIATFDNDYTSTQDNDGPPTDDGRQGSNGEFFSRKDGYDSALFIPGLFVAIPVSPKLVVGFSASGSHGLLTRYREDFPGRGSGRESDLKITRLNLGFGYKLTPTLSIGANGSYERYFQSIKLRLNFRDAVSKLGPPGTTALLDSLSALGQAPPIPGETDAKLRILGWALNAQAGLLWEPTDRTRIGASYRPKTRFNGNQGELTVNENADTAAFREFLNGGLIAIGGPLLGVNGPQAAADLAPQQQARQRVIFPDEFRISLFHHYSPKLDLMATYTYQDYTETFLRYERVSNGRVIEDLPQDFKVAHAYRIGLNYKAYKRLTLHAGYGMENGVVGDDLRVPILPDNDRRFYGLGASFTPSRDTTISLAFGIIDIDAGQVGNNNKVTPVEVSGGEFKGIADLDAEFFSLGLTQRF; from the coding sequence ATGGTGTTTTTGCAGCAAAGCTCCCTTCGGAGAGCCTGTGCCGTCGCGTTTTCAGTCACGGCATTTTCACTTAGCCAGCAGGCCTTTGCTGGTGGTACAGCCAACGATAATCAAAGCACGATGGGTATCGCCACGGCAGGCGCTGGGCAGGCCGCTGAGGCCTCGGATGCTTCAGTCATCTTTTTTAACCCCGCCGCTCTGACTCGATTCAAGCGCATCGAGGTGTTGAACGTGGCCAGCATTGCCACCTTCGACAACGATTACACCTCCACTCAAGACAACGATGGCCCCCCAACCGACGATGGACGCCAAGGCTCAAACGGTGAGTTCTTTTCCAGAAAAGACGGCTATGACTCAGCCCTGTTTATTCCGGGCTTGTTCGTGGCTATTCCGGTCAGTCCCAAGTTGGTGGTGGGTTTCAGCGCATCGGGTTCTCATGGTTTGTTGACCCGTTATCGCGAAGATTTCCCAGGCCGTGGTTCTGGTCGCGAGAGTGATTTGAAGATAACGCGCTTGAACCTGGGCTTTGGCTATAAACTGACACCAACCCTATCCATTGGTGCCAATGGTTCTTATGAGCGCTACTTTCAATCCATCAAACTGCGTTTGAATTTCCGCGATGCAGTAAGTAAACTAGGCCCCCCAGGCACTACTGCTCTTTTGGATAGCTTGAGTGCCCTAGGACAGGCTCCTCCCATTCCTGGTGAAACAGATGCCAAATTGCGAATTTTAGGATGGGCCTTAAATGCGCAAGCCGGCCTGCTGTGGGAGCCGACGGATCGCACTCGGATTGGTGCGTCGTACCGCCCCAAAACCCGCTTCAACGGCAATCAGGGCGAATTAACAGTTAACGAAAACGCTGACACTGCAGCTTTCCGTGAGTTTCTCAACGGTGGTTTGATTGCAATTGGTGGCCCTTTGCTGGGGGTGAATGGCCCACAAGCCGCCGCCGATCTAGCACCGCAACAGCAAGCACGCCAGAGGGTGATTTTCCCGGATGAGTTTAGAATTTCATTGTTTCACCATTACAGCCCAAAGCTGGACCTAATGGCCACTTACACCTATCAAGACTATACCGAAACATTTTTGCGTTATGAACGGGTTAGTAATGGCCGTGTCATTGAGGACCTACCGCAAGATTTCAAAGTGGCGCATGCTTACAGGATTGGTCTGAATTACAAAGCATATAAGCGTCTGACCTTGCATGCCGGCTACGGCATGGAGAACGGTGTAGTGGGTGACGACTTAAGAGTTCCCATTTTACCTGATAATGACCGCCGTTTCTATGGCCTGGGGGCTAGTTTCACGCCTAGTCGGGATACAACCATCTCTCTGGCGTTTGGCATTATTGACATTGATGCGGGTCAAGTTGGGAATAACAATAAGGTGACTCCAGTAGAAGTGTCCGGTGGCGAATTTAAGGGCATTGCAGACTTGGATGCAGAGTTTTTCTCTCTGGGTCTTACACAACGTTTTTAG
- a CDS encoding TetR/AcrR family transcriptional regulator encodes MRKKRQSTPVAQADRQFVLASAARLFREQGYDRTTVKEIAEACNMLPGSLHYRYQTKEDILVDLMRLGLEQVSNDVSNAVAGVSEPAEQLRRGINAHLQLLVSGSDMVYVLLFEWRSLRGNARKEMISLRDSYEALWAAMLKSLADQGVIRKDVDLDLLRLIGLGALNWVATWFRDGGRYSLEEIGTFVWTMISGAVLEERRD; translated from the coding sequence GTGAGGAAAAAGCGTCAGTCTACACCGGTAGCCCAAGCTGACAGACAATTTGTTTTGGCCTCCGCGGCGCGCCTTTTTCGCGAACAGGGTTATGACCGTACCACGGTCAAGGAAATTGCCGAGGCCTGTAACATGCTCCCCGGAAGCCTGCATTATCGCTACCAAACCAAGGAGGACATTCTGGTTGATCTCATGCGTCTGGGCTTGGAGCAAGTATCTAACGATGTCAGCAATGCTGTTGCGGGAGTATCCGAACCCGCTGAACAACTGCGCCGTGGTATCAACGCACACTTACAGTTATTGGTCAGTGGCTCAGATATGGTTTATGTGCTGTTGTTCGAGTGGCGATCCTTACGTGGCAATGCTCGAAAGGAGATGATCAGCCTACGCGATAGCTATGAAGCATTGTGGGCAGCGATGCTGAAGTCACTGGCCGACCAAGGTGTTATTCGCAAGGATGTTGATCTAGACTTGCTGCGATTGATTGGACTGGGCGCTCTAAACTGGGTGGCTACCTGGTTTCGTGACGGTGGTCGCTATTCTCTCGAGGAAATCGGTACTTTCGTTTGGACGATGATAAGCGGTGCCGTGTTAGAAGAGCGTCGAGATTGA